The following coding sequences lie in one Bacillota bacterium genomic window:
- a CDS encoding PIG-L deacetylase family protein encodes MPSAPEVIRQIVPPPQIEQCRRVLCVQPHPDDTDIGAGATIARLARLGAEIFYLTVTDGRAGQHGRELAPDELASVRKREQEAAARVLGVKELRWLGYPDCGDYSEHAVRQDVIRAIRELRPDLVMTVDPHLPYESHPDHLMCGRAAAGAVLLYNFLNIKTDPAVDGAFAPYELKGIAYYHTANPNSYVEVSQEEWDRKFE; translated from the coding sequence ATGCCATCCGCGCCCGAGGTCATCCGCCAGATCGTGCCGCCCCCGCAAATCGAGCAGTGCCGGAGGGTTCTGTGCGTTCAGCCGCACCCGGACGACACCGACATCGGGGCAGGCGCCACCATTGCCCGGCTGGCTCGGCTGGGCGCCGAGATCTTCTACCTGACCGTGACCGATGGCAGGGCAGGGCAGCACGGACGGGAGCTTGCGCCGGATGAACTGGCTTCGGTTCGAAAGCGGGAGCAGGAGGCCGCGGCCCGGGTGCTCGGCGTCAAGGAGCTCCGGTGGCTGGGCTACCCGGACTGCGGCGACTACTCCGAGCATGCCGTGCGGCAGGACGTGATCCGGGCCATCCGGGAGCTTCGGCCCGACCTGGTGATGACGGTGGACCCCCACCTGCCCTATGAGTCGCACCCGGACCACCTGATGTGCGGGAGGGCGGCGGCGGGAGCGGTGCTCTTGTACAACTTCCTCAACATAAAGACCGACCCGGCCGTCGACGGAGCGTTTGCGCCGTACGAGCTGAAGGGCATCGCTTACTACCACACGGCCAACCCGAACAGTTACGTCGAGGTGTCCCAGGAAGAGTGGGATCGGAAGTTTGAA
- a CDS encoding ABC transporter ATP-binding protein, translating into MGLHTWFELRRWGFVRTGVVRAVDGVSFELRRGEAVAIVGESGCGKSTLAKTILGLHAPTKGEIVFDGKRIDAGGSQEIRWYRSRVGYVQQDPYGALPPFMDVHRILEEPLLINGARSKQERNRRIRKALEEVKLVPVEEFLPKFPHMLSGGQQQRLVIARATILDPKLIVADEPVSMLDASVRVEILQLLYGLQQAHDLGVIYITHDLSTVRYFSERIFVMYGGKIVEQAPTTQILRNPSHPYTQALLAAIPDPDPANAVTFKVVPPGEPPSLVRPPPGCRFHPRCPLAIKGLCESKEPPAFEVAPGHRAACWLYRE; encoded by the coding sequence ATGGGTCTGCACACCTGGTTCGAGCTGAGGCGGTGGGGCTTTGTCCGCACGGGCGTCGTCCGGGCCGTGGACGGGGTAAGCTTCGAGCTCAGGCGGGGTGAAGCGGTCGCCATCGTTGGGGAGAGCGGCTGCGGGAAGAGCACGCTGGCGAAGACCATCCTGGGCCTGCATGCGCCCACCAAAGGCGAGATCGTCTTCGACGGAAAACGGATCGACGCAGGCGGGTCACAGGAGATCCGGTGGTACCGGTCCCGAGTCGGGTACGTGCAGCAGGACCCCTATGGCGCGCTGCCCCCTTTCATGGATGTGCACCGCATCCTGGAAGAGCCCCTGCTCATCAACGGCGCCAGGAGCAAGCAGGAACGGAACCGGCGCATCCGCAAGGCCCTCGAGGAGGTCAAGCTGGTCCCGGTTGAGGAATTCCTGCCGAAGTTTCCCCACATGCTCAGCGGGGGGCAGCAGCAGCGCCTCGTCATCGCGCGGGCCACCATCCTGGATCCCAAGCTCATCGTGGCGGACGAGCCCGTGTCGATGCTGGATGCGTCGGTGCGGGTGGAGATCCTGCAGCTTCTGTACGGCCTGCAGCAGGCCCACGACCTGGGCGTCATCTACATCACGCACGATCTGTCGACGGTCCGCTACTTTTCCGAGCGCATCTTCGTGATGTACGGCGGCAAGATCGTGGAGCAGGCACCCACCACGCAGATTCTGCGAAACCCGAGCCACCCGTACACCCAGGCGCTTCTGGCCGCGATTCCCGATCCGGATCCGGCCAACGCGGTCACGTTCAAAGTGGTGCCGCCCGGGGAGCCGCCGAGCCTCGTCAGGCCTCCGCCGGGCTGCCGCTTCCACCCACGCTGCCCGCTGGCCATCAAGGGGCTCTGCGAGTCAAAGGAGCCGCCGGCATTTGAGGTCGCGCCGGGGCACCGCGCGGCGTGCTGGCTGTACCGCGAGTGA
- a CDS encoding ABC transporter ATP-binding protein, with the protein MDGVSFGLTRGRTLVVIGESGSGKSSLARAILRLLPRNVHTYTGRVFLGGTDVMRLDEERFRREVRWLKVALVPQAAMNSLNPVIRVEEQVAEPLLIHRRVTGKKEALERVKEVFRLVGVPADFLNRYPFELSGGMRQRAAIAMALVMQPELVLLDEPTSALDVLTQANLMNVLKRIKRDLATTFILITHDIAAASELADDVAVMYAGQVVELADAARFYQEPLHPYSKKLMGSVPTLREEKALAFIPGQPPSLINPPGRCRFADRCPARFARCEEEPPPVEVEDGRWVKCWLHR; encoded by the coding sequence GTGGACGGCGTCAGCTTTGGCCTTACCCGGGGCCGAACGCTGGTGGTCATCGGCGAGTCCGGTTCGGGGAAGAGCTCGCTGGCCAGGGCCATCCTGAGGCTCTTGCCGCGGAACGTTCACACGTACACCGGGCGGGTCTTCCTGGGCGGAACCGACGTCATGCGGCTCGACGAGGAACGCTTCCGCCGGGAGGTCCGGTGGCTCAAGGTCGCCCTGGTGCCGCAGGCCGCGATGAACTCGCTGAACCCGGTCATCAGGGTCGAGGAGCAGGTTGCCGAGCCGCTGCTGATTCACCGCCGCGTGACCGGCAAGAAGGAGGCGCTGGAACGGGTCAAGGAGGTCTTCCGGCTGGTGGGGGTGCCGGCGGACTTCCTGAACCGCTACCCGTTCGAGTTGAGCGGCGGAATGCGCCAACGGGCCGCCATCGCGATGGCACTGGTGATGCAGCCGGAGCTGGTGCTGCTCGACGAGCCCACCTCGGCCCTCGACGTGCTGACCCAGGCCAATTTGATGAACGTGCTCAAGCGGATCAAGCGGGATCTGGCGACAACGTTCATCCTCATCACCCACGACATCGCCGCCGCCAGCGAGCTGGCCGATGACGTCGCCGTCATGTACGCGGGGCAGGTGGTGGAGCTGGCCGACGCCGCGCGCTTTTACCAGGAGCCGCTCCACCCGTACTCGAAGAAGCTCATGGGGAGCGTACCGACCCTGCGCGAGGAGAAGGCGCTGGCCTTCATCCCGGGCCAACCGCCCAGCCTGATCAACCCGCCCGGGCGCTGCCGGTTTGCAGACCGCTGTCCGGCGAGGTTTGCCCGGTGTGAGGAGGAGCCGCCCCCCGTGGAGGTTGAAGACGGGCGATGGGTCAAGTGCTGGCTGCACCGGTGA
- a CDS encoding ABC transporter permease yields the protein MKALQEGLRQLARYPSAVAGLVIIAGLVGLSIYTVASMPLSEGIRLWRGSEGVWLENPKNAMPRWVNLFPGVNLPETVVLSTTASPGLKRVEALSEDLKQVSIAFAFNYPYDDFPQEVSVFLEGTYEERRPNVSLSWKTPDGREIRLGERPVRAAETYRLSQDARLQRRLGGRAPEVGLFADPGAEKPVPLKGTYSLIVEGLLFGESDDLDAKLVVYGKVHGLAGSDHRRRDIMVALLWGAPIALAFGFLAAVGSTVTTMVIAAIGVWYGRWVDGLIQRVTEVNLILPVLPILIMVGTLYSKSIWVMLGVVILLGAFSAGIKTYRAMFLQVKESPFIEAARAYGASNLRIVFRYMIPRVVPVLVPQFVVLIPTYVFLEATLAVLGLGDPVLPTWGKVLEDAYSNGALYNGYYYWVLSPSVLLMLTGLGFAMLGFALDRIFNPRLREM from the coding sequence ATGAAGGCGTTGCAGGAAGGGCTCAGGCAACTCGCCCGGTACCCGTCGGCCGTCGCGGGGCTGGTCATCATCGCAGGGCTGGTGGGCCTCTCCATCTACACCGTCGCCAGCATGCCGCTCAGCGAAGGGATCAGGCTGTGGCGGGGCAGCGAGGGCGTCTGGCTGGAAAACCCCAAAAACGCCATGCCGCGATGGGTCAACCTCTTTCCCGGAGTCAACCTTCCCGAGACCGTCGTGCTGAGCACCACCGCCAGCCCCGGACTGAAGCGGGTGGAGGCGCTCTCCGAGGATCTCAAGCAGGTCAGCATCGCCTTCGCCTTCAACTACCCGTACGACGACTTTCCGCAGGAAGTCAGCGTCTTTCTCGAGGGGACGTATGAGGAGCGGCGGCCGAACGTCTCCCTCTCCTGGAAGACCCCCGACGGCCGCGAGATCCGCCTTGGCGAGCGCCCGGTGAGAGCCGCGGAGACCTACCGCCTGTCGCAGGACGCCCGCCTCCAGCGCCGGCTTGGGGGCCGGGCTCCCGAGGTCGGGCTCTTCGCCGATCCGGGGGCGGAAAAGCCCGTCCCGCTCAAGGGCACGTACAGCCTCATCGTCGAGGGACTGCTGTTCGGGGAAAGCGACGATCTGGACGCGAAGCTTGTCGTCTACGGCAAGGTGCACGGGCTGGCGGGAAGCGACCACCGGCGCCGGGACATCATGGTCGCGCTGCTGTGGGGGGCGCCCATCGCCCTCGCCTTCGGCTTTCTGGCCGCCGTGGGATCCACCGTGACCACCATGGTCATCGCGGCCATCGGGGTCTGGTACGGGCGGTGGGTTGACGGACTCATCCAGCGCGTGACCGAGGTCAACCTGATCCTGCCCGTTCTCCCCATCCTCATCATGGTGGGAACCCTGTACTCCAAGAGCATCTGGGTGATGCTGGGCGTGGTCATCCTTCTAGGGGCGTTCAGCGCCGGCATCAAGACGTACCGGGCGATGTTCTTGCAGGTGAAGGAGTCGCCCTTCATCGAGGCGGCGAGAGCCTACGGGGCGAGCAACCTGCGGATCGTGTTCCGTTACATGATTCCAAGAGTGGTGCCGGTGCTGGTCCCGCAGTTCGTCGTCCTGATCCCCACGTACGTCTTCCTCGAGGCAACGCTGGCCGTCCTGGGGCTGGGCGACCCCGTTCTGCCGACGTGGGGGAAGGTGCTGGAGGACGCCTATTCCAACGGCGCCCTGTACAACGGCTATTACTACTGGGTATTGAGCCCCTCGGTCCTGCTCATGCTGACGGGTCTCGGCTTTGCCATGCTGGGGTTTGCCCTTGACCGCATCTTCAATCCGAGGCTGCGGGAGATGTAG